One Hydrogenophaga crassostreae genomic region harbors:
- the guaD gene encoding guanine deaminase: MNHSYRAAILRFDADRQPVYEADGLLVIGPDANGRQVVQAVGDHAGVARRFPDVPVEDWRGKLIAPGFVDMHVHYPQTDVIGAPADGLLPWLENYTFPHETRFHDAAYARSVADFFFDELQRNGVTTALTFATSHPASVNAAFEAAQARGLRFMTGKVLQDRNSPDGVRDETEQSLIDTETLIQRWHGVDRLGYAITPRFAPTSSPEQLRGAGALAAKYGDVWIQSHVAENHDEVRWVGELFPDASSYLGVYGDAGLLRRRAVYAHCIHLDSGDRALMRESGAAAAVCPTSNLFLGSGFFDFAAADAAGMRYGLASDVGGGTSFSPFKTMLAAYYVGREGQTKPGLSLTPSQLWWQHTAGAADGLGLGGLVGNLLPGYEADFVVLNPQATPLLARKTQQTNSLEELLFALIVLGDERVIERVHTA; encoded by the coding sequence GTGAACCACAGTTACCGCGCCGCCATTCTTCGTTTTGATGCAGATCGCCAGCCTGTCTATGAAGCAGATGGGTTGCTGGTGATCGGTCCCGACGCGAACGGCCGCCAAGTGGTGCAGGCCGTGGGAGACCACGCTGGCGTGGCCAGGCGATTCCCTGATGTTCCGGTCGAAGACTGGCGCGGCAAGCTGATTGCGCCCGGGTTTGTGGATATGCATGTGCATTACCCGCAGACCGACGTGATCGGTGCCCCGGCCGACGGGCTGTTGCCCTGGCTCGAGAACTACACCTTCCCGCACGAAACACGCTTCCATGATGCTGCGTACGCACGCAGCGTTGCCGATTTTTTCTTTGACGAACTGCAGCGCAACGGGGTTACAACGGCCTTGACCTTTGCCACGTCCCACCCGGCATCGGTGAACGCAGCGTTTGAAGCCGCACAGGCGCGGGGCCTGCGGTTCATGACCGGCAAAGTGCTGCAAGACCGCAACAGCCCGGACGGCGTGCGCGATGAGACCGAACAAAGCCTGATCGACACAGAAACACTGATCCAGCGCTGGCACGGCGTGGACCGCCTCGGTTACGCGATCACCCCGCGCTTTGCGCCCACCAGCTCGCCCGAGCAGTTGCGCGGAGCGGGCGCCTTGGCGGCCAAGTACGGCGATGTGTGGATTCAATCGCATGTGGCGGAGAACCACGACGAGGTGCGTTGGGTGGGTGAGCTGTTTCCCGATGCCTCCAGCTACCTTGGCGTTTACGGCGACGCCGGTTTGTTGCGTCGGCGAGCGGTCTATGCGCACTGCATCCACCTCGATTCGGGGGACCGGGCCCTGATGCGCGAATCAGGCGCCGCCGCAGCGGTGTGCCCAACCAGCAACCTGTTTCTGGGCAGCGGCTTCTTCGATTTCGCGGCAGCGGACGCCGCAGGTATGCGCTATGGCCTGGCCAGTGATGTGGGTGGCGGCACCAGTTTTTCCCCTTTCAAAACCATGCTCGCGGCCTACTACGTGGGGCGCGAGGGCCAAACCAAACCTGGGCTGAGCCTGACGCCTTCACAGCTCTGGTGGCAACACACAGCAGGCGCCGCCGATGGCCTGGGACTGGGCGGCCTGGTGGGCAATTTGTTGCCAGGATACGAGGCCGATTTTGTGGTGCTGAATCCGCAAGCCACACCGTTGCTGGCGCGCAAGACCCAGCAAACCAACAGCCTGGAAGAACTGCTTTTTGCTTTGATCGTGTTGGGTGATGAACGCGTGATCGAGCGCGTGCACACCGCCTGA
- a CDS encoding BMP family ABC transporter substrate-binding protein yields MYKNLVARRVCAVLAACFFLPFLSSAHAEGSAKPPLKAAFVYVAPLAGPGWVAQHEQGRQAVQAALGDQVKTSFVDNVAEGADAERVIRDLARQGNRIIFTPSFGYMEPTLKVAREFPDVKFESVTGYKTAANVAVANARYYEGRYLAGIVAGRMATRAGYVAGFPIPEVIQGINAFTLGMRSVNPKATVRVVFLGEWFNPPRERDAAMSLMNQGAEVLASHTGSTAVMIAAQERGKLAVAYHSDMRQVAPDAQIAAVTHHWGDYYTQRTRAVLDGTWKTGSVWGGVKAGMVRLEGFGPKVPAAVRTEALARQAQLATGKLEVFAALHDLHDNEGRIVVPAGRNLSDGDIRTMNWLTEGVIGRIEK; encoded by the coding sequence ATGTACAAAAACCTCGTGGCCAGGCGCGTTTGCGCCGTTTTGGCTGCCTGCTTTTTTCTCCCTTTTTTATCGTCAGCCCACGCCGAGGGGAGCGCCAAGCCCCCGTTAAAGGCCGCATTCGTGTACGTGGCACCCTTGGCCGGGCCTGGCTGGGTGGCGCAACACGAACAGGGGCGTCAGGCGGTTCAGGCGGCGCTGGGTGACCAGGTCAAGACGTCGTTCGTTGACAACGTGGCCGAAGGGGCCGATGCCGAGCGCGTGATCCGGGATCTGGCGCGGCAAGGCAATCGCATCATTTTTACGCCCAGTTTTGGCTACATGGAGCCCACCCTCAAGGTGGCGCGCGAGTTTCCTGATGTGAAGTTCGAGTCCGTCACCGGGTACAAGACAGCCGCCAACGTGGCGGTGGCCAACGCCCGGTACTACGAAGGCCGTTACCTGGCCGGCATCGTGGCCGGCCGGATGGCGACCCGGGCGGGTTACGTGGCGGGCTTTCCGATTCCCGAGGTGATCCAGGGCATCAACGCCTTCACCTTGGGCATGCGGTCGGTCAACCCCAAGGCCACGGTGCGGGTGGTGTTTCTGGGCGAGTGGTTCAACCCGCCCCGCGAGCGAGATGCAGCGATGAGCCTGATGAACCAGGGTGCGGAAGTCCTGGCCTCTCACACCGGATCCACCGCGGTCATGATCGCGGCGCAGGAACGCGGCAAGCTGGCCGTGGCCTATCACTCGGATATGCGCCAGGTCGCTCCCGACGCGCAAATTGCTGCGGTCACCCACCATTGGGGGGACTACTACACCCAGCGCACCCGTGCCGTGCTCGATGGCACCTGGAAAACCGGCTCGGTATGGGGCGGCGTGAAGGCGGGCATGGTTCGACTGGAGGGTTTCGGCCCGAAGGTACCCGCCGCGGTGCGCACAGAAGCCTTGGCGCGTCAGGCGCAGTTGGCCACCGGCAAATTGGAGGTGTTTGCGGCTTTGCATGACCTGCACGACAACGAAGGGCGCATTGTTGTCCCTGCTGGGCGCAACTTGAGCGATGGCGATATTCGAACCATGAACTGGCTGACAGAGGGCGTGATCGGCCGGATCGAGAAATAG
- the dcd gene encoding dCTP deaminase, translating to MSIKSDKWIRRMAEQHGMIEPFEPGQVRQNASGERIVSYGTSSYGYDIRCAPEFKVFTNIHSTVVDPKNFDENSFVDINKDVCVIPPNSFALARTLEYFRIPRNVLTICLGKSTYARCGIIVNVTPFEPEWEGYVTLEFSNTTPLPAKIYAGEGCAQVLFFESDKDDVCETSYKDRGGKYQNQVGVTLPKT from the coding sequence ATGAGCATCAAAAGCGACAAATGGATCCGCCGCATGGCCGAGCAGCACGGCATGATCGAGCCCTTCGAACCTGGCCAGGTTCGGCAAAACGCCTCTGGCGAGCGCATCGTCAGCTACGGGACGAGCAGCTACGGCTACGACATCCGTTGCGCGCCTGAGTTTAAGGTCTTCACCAACATCCACAGCACGGTGGTGGACCCGAAGAACTTCGACGAAAACAGCTTTGTGGACATCAACAAAGACGTTTGCGTGATCCCGCCCAACAGTTTCGCGCTCGCCCGCACCCTGGAATACTTCCGCATCCCGCGCAATGTACTCACGATTTGCCTGGGCAAGAGCACCTACGCCCGTTGCGGCATCATCGTCAACGTGACCCCGTTCGAGCCTGAATGGGAAGGCTACGTGACGCTGGAGTTCAGCAACACCACGCCGCTGCCGGCCAAGATATACGCGGGCGAAGGCTGCGCGCAGGTCTTGTTCTTCGAGAGCGACAAAGACGACGTCTGCGAGACCAGCTACAAAGACCGGGGTGGCAAATACCAGAATCAGGTGGGCGTCACGCTGCCCAAGACCTGA
- a CDS encoding type I secretion system permease/ATPase, protein MFSSLKLPDNEIGRALSEFRSAFRSVGVFSAIINLLMIVPSLYMLQVYDRVLSSRNETTLLMLTLMVLGAYLFMNALELVRSYVLIRVGAKLDMKLNKRVYAAAFEQNLKRTGGNAGQSLADLTTIRQFLTGNSLFAFFDAPWFPVYLLVIFMFDWTLGVFALAGTAVLVILAWVNEVVSRKPLTEANSMAIVAGNLATNNLRNAEVIEAMGMLPHLMGRWFKLHSKFLQLQAEASEKAGLVTASSKFVRVSLQSLILGMGALLVLENHITPGMMIVGSILMGRAMAPVDQLIGMWKGWSNTRSAYRRLSELLANNPQRPDRMALPRPEGRVAAEAVTVVPPGATVPALRNLSFALPAGEAMAVIGPSGSGKSTLARVLVGVWPAAAGTMRLDGSDVYQWDKAQLGPHVGYLPQDVELFSGSISENIARFGEVNAEQVIQAAQRAGVHDMIQHLSQGYDTPLGDGGAGLSGGQKQRIGLARALYGDPSFVVLDEPNSNLDEAGEQALVSAITDLKQRGKTLVLITHRPNIIGITQKLLLLKDGIPQLFGPTDQVLAELTKAQKPKGPAARPSVQALAVAPGLVAANSPHGPTSPAKAPA, encoded by the coding sequence ATGTTCTCCAGCCTGAAACTGCCTGACAACGAAATTGGTCGAGCGCTGTCGGAATTCCGCAGCGCGTTTCGCAGCGTCGGCGTGTTCAGCGCCATCATCAATTTGCTGATGATCGTGCCTTCGCTGTACATGCTGCAGGTGTACGACCGGGTGCTTTCCAGTCGCAACGAAACCACGCTGCTCATGCTGACGCTGATGGTGCTGGGCGCCTATCTCTTCATGAACGCGCTGGAACTGGTGCGCAGCTATGTGTTGATCCGGGTCGGTGCCAAGCTCGACATGAAGCTGAACAAACGGGTCTACGCGGCCGCGTTCGAACAAAACCTGAAACGCACCGGTGGCAACGCAGGTCAGTCACTGGCTGACCTGACCACCATCCGCCAGTTCCTCACCGGCAACTCGCTGTTCGCTTTTTTTGATGCACCGTGGTTTCCGGTGTACCTGCTGGTCATCTTCATGTTTGACTGGACTTTGGGCGTCTTTGCACTCGCCGGCACGGCTGTATTGGTCATCCTCGCCTGGGTCAATGAGGTGGTTTCGCGCAAACCCTTGACCGAAGCCAACAGCATGGCCATCGTGGCGGGCAATCTGGCCACCAACAACCTGCGCAATGCCGAAGTCATTGAAGCCATGGGCATGCTGCCCCACCTGATGGGGCGCTGGTTCAAGCTGCACAGCAAATTTCTGCAGTTGCAGGCAGAGGCCAGCGAAAAGGCCGGGTTGGTCACAGCCAGCAGCAAGTTCGTCCGCGTGTCCCTGCAGTCGTTGATTCTGGGCATGGGTGCCTTGCTGGTGCTGGAGAACCACATCACGCCCGGCATGATGATCGTGGGCTCGATTCTTATGGGCCGTGCCATGGCCCCGGTGGACCAGCTGATTGGCATGTGGAAAGGCTGGTCGAATACCCGCAGCGCATACCGCCGGTTGAGCGAGTTGTTGGCCAACAACCCCCAGCGACCCGACCGCATGGCATTGCCCAGGCCCGAAGGACGGGTGGCGGCCGAAGCGGTCACCGTGGTGCCCCCGGGCGCCACTGTGCCGGCCCTGCGCAACCTCAGCTTTGCGCTTCCAGCAGGTGAAGCCATGGCCGTGATCGGCCCCAGCGGCTCGGGCAAGTCAACGCTGGCGCGGGTGCTGGTCGGCGTATGGCCTGCAGCTGCGGGCACCATGCGCCTGGATGGCTCCGATGTTTATCAATGGGACAAGGCGCAACTGGGCCCCCATGTAGGCTATCTGCCGCAAGACGTGGAGCTGTTCAGCGGATCCATCAGTGAGAACATTGCGCGGTTCGGCGAAGTGAATGCCGAACAGGTCATTCAGGCCGCACAGCGCGCTGGCGTGCACGACATGATTCAGCACCTTTCGCAAGGCTATGACACACCGCTGGGCGACGGCGGAGCGGGTCTCTCCGGGGGCCAAAAACAGCGCATCGGCCTGGCCCGGGCGCTCTACGGTGACCCCTCATTCGTGGTGCTCGATGAGCCGAACTCAAACCTGGACGAGGCTGGCGAACAGGCCCTGGTGAGCGCCATCACCGATCTGAAACAGCGTGGCAAGACCCTGGTGCTGATCACCCACCGCCCCAACATCATCGGCATCACACAAAAGCTGTTGCTGCTCAAAGACGGCATCCCTCAGCTGTTTGGACCCACCGACCAGGTGCTGGCCGAACTGACCAAAGCCCAGAAACCCAAAGGGCCTGCGGCGAGACCCTCGGTCCAAGCCCTTGCGGTGGCGCCGGGCCTGGTCGCCGCGAACTCGCCCCATGGGCCAACTTCACCAGCGAAGGCGCCGGCCTGA